Proteins encoded by one window of Rutidosis leptorrhynchoides isolate AG116_Rl617_1_P2 chromosome 7, CSIRO_AGI_Rlap_v1, whole genome shotgun sequence:
- the LOC139857903 gene encoding kinesin-like protein KIN-14B, which translates to MSKNNSWNWEVSGFEPRKSPATTDQPPLAPSPLVRRYSISTPSVVPHSELISKQSVATKLHNLKDKLKHAREDYAELRQEAIDLQYYSNAKLDRVTRYLSVLADKTRKLDQAALEAEAKVAPLINEKKRLYNELLTAKGNIKVFCRTRPLFEVEGLSVVEFPDDFTIRVNTGDDTVSNPKKDYEFDRVYGPHIGQAEVFTDVQPFVQSALDGHNVSIFAYGQTSSGKTHTMEGSSHDRGLYARCFEELFDVSNSDTTSTSRFNFFVTVVELHNEQMHDLLSEVESGLPKVQMGSIDSFVDIIQEKVDNPLDFSKVIKKAFINRSDDKTKINVSHLIITIHIYYDNLVTGENLYSKLSLVDLAGSESQRLEDNDGEQTTDMLHVMKSLSALGDVLASLTSKKEDVPYENSMLTKALSDSLGGSSMTLLIVNICPDVSNLSETLSSLNFSARARNMVLSLGNMDTIKKWKDIANDARKEYYDKEKETNDLKQEVVGLKQALKGANDQCVLLFNEVQKAWKVSFTLQSELKAENSLLAEKHKTEKDQNNDLRNQTAQRLHQVQDQKLQLQQRDSTIESLQGKMKSIEAQLNAAVQFSENKSQISTDSAVEGIASAAVTKKLEEELLKRDALIERLHEENEKLFERLTEKASSVGSQQALAAPPKNLTQAHDLGSNNKDRTMDVVPFSTEKKNDGTLALVKPGQDKIKSTPAGEYLTSALNDFDLEQYDGLAAISDGANKLLMLVLAAVIKAGASREHEILAEIRDAVFSFIRKMEPHRVMDTMLVSRVRILYIRSLLARSPELQAIKVSSVERFLEKPTIGHSRSSSRGSSPGRSPVRYDSSIKNALIVDGPMHGFVVNLKPEKKSKLSSVVLKIRGIDQESWRQHVTGVKLREITDDAKAYATGNKALAALFVHTPAGELQRQIRSWLALNFDFLSVTGADAVGGATGQLELLSTAIMDGWMAGLGAAVPPITDALGQLLVEYAKRVYNSQLQHLKDIAGTLAAEGADDSSQVAKLRSALESVDHKRRKLLQQMKGDNALLTLEDGGSPIRNPSSAAEDARLASLIALDGILKQIKEIMRQSSVNIMSRSKKRALVTSLDDLSGQMSSLLDIDHPCAQRHISDARRVVESIVEEDDKPQGTSRATSDELSSAETDVTQWNVLQFNTGSTTPFIIKCGANSHSELVIKADDRVQEPKGGEIVRVVPRPTVLETMNLEEIKEVFSKLPEALSLLALARTADGTRARYSRLYRTLAMKVPALRDLVGELEKGGGLKDVKS; encoded by the exons aTGTCGAAGAACAACAGCTGGAACTGGGAGGTTAGTGGTTTTGAACCGAGGAAATCTCCGGCGACGACGGACCAACCGCCGTTGGCTCCGTCGCCGCTTGTTCGGAGATACTCGATCTCTACACCTTCAGTTGTACCACATTCTGAACTCATTTCTAAACAGTCTGTTGCTACTAAACTTCACAATTTGAAGGATAAGCTCAAG CATGCGAGAGAAGATTATGCTGAATTGAGACAAGAAGCCATTGATCTCCAGTACTACTCTAATGCAAAACTTGATAGGGTAACACGATATCTAAGTGTTCTTGCTGATAAAACCCGTAAGCTAG ATCAAGCTGCACTCGAGGCTGAAGCTAAAGTTGCCCCACTTATAAATGAGAAGAAAAGGCTATATAATGAGTTATTGACTGCTAAAG GAAACATAAAGGTCTTTTGTCGAACAAGACCACTTTTTGAGGTTGAAGGCCTGTCAGTTGTTGAATTTCCTGATGATTTTACTATACGAGTTAATACCGGTGATGATACTGTATCCAACCCGAAGAAAGATTATGAATTTGACAGGGTTTATGGACCACATATTGGACAAG CTGAAGTTTTCACAGATGTTCAACCATTTGTTCAGTCAGCTTTGGATGGGCACAATGTGTCAATATTTGCTTATGGGCAAACAAGCTCCGGAAAAACTCATACAATG GAAGGTTCTAGCCATGATCGTGGTTTATATGCAAGATGCTTCGAAGAGTTGTTTGATGTGTCTAACTCAGATACAACTTCGACTTCTCGGTTTAATTTTTTCGTAACGGTTGTGGAGCTCCATAACGAGCAG ATGCATGATTTACTTTCTGAGGTAGAAAGTGGTCTACCGAAGGTGCAGATGGGATCAATAGATTCTTTTGTAGATATAATTCAGGAAAAGGTTGACAATCCGCTAGATTTTTCAAAAGTCATCAAGAAGGCATTTATAAATAGAAGTGATGACAAAACCAAGATCAATGTCTCTCATCT GATAATTACGATACATATATATTATGACAATTTGGTCACTGGAGAAAATCTATATAGCAAGCTTTCTCTTGTTGACTTGGCTGGAAGTGAAAGTCAACGTCTGGAAGATAATGATGGAGAGCAGACAACGGACATGCTACATGTGATGAAATCGCTATCAGC GTTGGGAGATGTATTAGCATCCTTGACATCGAAGAAGGAAGATGTTCCTTATGAGAACTCTATGCTTACAAAAGCTCTATCTGATTCACTTG GTGGAAGCTCGATGACTCTGCTTATTGTAAACATATGCCCAGATGTTTCGAATTTGTCTGAGACATTATCGTCTCTAAATTTCTCTGCCAGAGCTCGAAACATGGTACTCAGCCTTGGAAATATGGATACAATTAAGAAGTGGAAAGATATT GCAAATGATGCCCGTAAGGAATATTATGACAAAGAAAAAGAAACTAATGATTTAAAGCAAGAGGTTGTGGGACTAAAACAAGCACTCAAAGGTGCAAATGATCAATGTGTGCTGTTATTTAACGAAGTTCAGAAGGCCTGGAAAGTTTCTTTCACGTTACAGTCAGAATTAAAG GCAGAAAACAGTTTACTTGCTGAAAAGCATAAGACAGAGAAGGACCAGAACAATGATCTGAGAAATCAAACAGCTCAACGACTGCACCAAGTTCAAGACCAAAAATTGCAGTTACAACAACGTGATTCAACGATTGAGTCTTTACAG GGAAAAATGAAAAGCATCGAGGCACAGCTAAATGCAGCTGTTCAGTTCAGTGAGAATAAGTCCCAAATCAGCACCGATTCGGCAGTAGAAGGAATAGCATCTGCAGCTGTCACCAAGAAACTTGAAGAAGAACTCCTGAAACGTGATGCACTGATCGAG AGGTTGCATGAAGAAAATGAGAAGCTTTTTGAGAGATTGACTGAAAAGGCTTCTTCAGTTGGAAGTCAACAG GCATTAGCAGCACCACCCAAAAATCTAACACAGGCCCATGATCTTGGAAg TAATAATAAAGATCGTACAATGGATGTTGTACCTTTCTCCACTGAAAAAAAGAACGATGGCACTCTAGCTTTAGTCAAGCCAGGTCAAGATAAGATAAAGTCAACCCCAGCAGGAGAGTATCTTACATCTGCTCTGAATGACTTTGATCTTGAACAATATGATGGTCTTGCTGCTATTTCTGACGGAGCAAACAAATTACTAATGCTG GTTTTGGCTGCTGTAATTAAAGCAGGGGCTTCACGAGAACATGAGATACTTGCTGAAATAAGAGATGCTGTTTTTTCGTTTATTCGAAAAATGGAGCCACATAGAGTGATGGACACTATGCTTGTTTCCCGTGTTAGGATTTTGTATATAAGATCATTGCTGGCCCGGTCACCTGAGCTACAAGCTATCAAG GTTTCTTCGGTTGAGAGATTTCTTGAGAAACCGACTATTGGACATAGCAGAAGCTCGAGCAGAGGTAGCAGCCCTGGAAGATCTCCTGTGCGTTATGATTCCAGTATTAAGAATGCACTAATAGTTGATGGCCCAATGCACGGTTTCGTAGTTAATTTAAAGCCAGAAAAGAAGTCAAAATTATCATCTGTTGTTCTGAAGATACGTGGGATTGATCAG GAATCATGGAGACAGCACGTTACAGGTGTTAAGCTAAGGGAAATAACTGATGATGCCAAAGCATATGCAACTGGGAATAAAGCTCTTGCTGCTCTTTTTGTTCACACGCCAGCTGGCGAGCTGCAACGCCAAATCAGATCATGGCTTGCATTGAACTTCGACTTTCTTTCAGTAACTGGTGCGGATGCTGTAGGTGGGGCCACTGGTCAGTTGGAGCTTCTTTCTACTGCAATAATGGACGGTTGGATGGCTGGTCTTGGTGCAGCTGTTCCTCCTATTACAGATGCACTTGGTCAACTATTGGTAGAGTATGCAAAACGTGTGTATAATTCTCAACTTCAACACCTCAAG GATATTGCTGGTACATTGGCAGCTGAGGGGGCAGACGACTCATCGCAAGTTGCGAAACTGCGTTCAGCTCTGGAGTCTGTTGATCACAAAAGAAGAAAG CTTCTGCAACAAATGAAAGGTGATAATGCATTACTAACGTTAGAAGATGGTGGTTCTCCAATTCGAAATCCTTCATCTGCTGCTGAGGATGCTCGACTTGCTTCCTTAATTGCTCTTGATGGCATTCTAAAACAAATCAAG GAAATAATGAGACAATCTTCGGTAAATATAATGAGTAGAAGTAAGAAGAGAGCATTGGTTACTTCGTTAGATGATCTTTCTGGACAGATGTCTTCCCTGCTTGATATTGACCATCCATGTGCACAAAGGCACATTTCAGATGCGCGTCGGGTTGTAGAG TCAATTGTTGAAGAAGACGACAAGCCCCAAGGAACATCAAGGGCTACATCTGATGAACTTTCAAGTGCTGAAACCGACGTAACACAGTGGAACGTCTTGCAGTTCAACACGGGCTCAACAACACCTTTCATCATCAAATGTGGAGCAAATTCACATTCTGAACTGGTCATTAAAGCAGACGATCGGGTTCAAGAACCGAAAGGTGGTGAGATTGTTAGGGTTGTTCCACGGCCTACGGTTTTAGAGACCATGAACTTGGAGGAAATAAAAGAAGTGTTTAGTAAACTCCCAGAAGCTTTAAGCCTACTTGCGCTGGCTAGAACCGCAGATGGAACCAGGGCTCGATACTCAAGGTTATATAGGACCTTAGCCATGAAGGTCCCAGCACTCAGGGACTTGGTTGGTGAGCTAGAGAAAGGTGGTGGACTTAAAGATGTCAAGTCATGA